The Gordonia sp. KTR9 genome contains a region encoding:
- a CDS encoding Hsp20/alpha crystallin family protein: protein MLRFDPFSDMDAWTRGMMTGSAAGTARTPRFMPLDLYKVEDHYLLVADLPGADPGSIDVSVDNGVLTLSAQRSTPSDEGVQWLTSERFSGTYRRQLTLGDAIDSSAISARYDNGVLTVTIPVAEKAKPRRIEVESSGRPQAIETGTVT, encoded by the coding sequence GTGCTTCGTTTCGATCCCTTTTCCGACATGGATGCCTGGACCCGAGGCATGATGACCGGTTCAGCGGCCGGAACCGCCCGCACTCCCCGTTTCATGCCTCTGGACCTTTATAAGGTCGAGGATCACTATCTGCTCGTCGCCGATCTGCCGGGCGCCGACCCCGGCTCCATCGACGTGAGTGTCGACAACGGCGTCCTGACGTTGTCCGCCCAGCGGAGTACGCCATCCGACGAAGGCGTGCAGTGGCTGACCAGCGAACGATTCTCCGGAACCTACCGCCGCCAGCTGACTCTCGGCGACGCCATCGACAGCTCGGCGATCTCGGCGCGCTACGACAACGGCGTCCTCACCGTGACGATCCCGGTCGCCGAGAAGGCCAAGCCGCGGCGGATCGAGGTGGAGAGTTCCGGCCGACCACAAGCGATCGAGACCGGGACGGTCACGTGA
- a CDS encoding saccharopine dehydrogenase family protein: MSGESNIDSTSTPDNRSTGHGREFDVVVYGASGFVGELTARYLADHAPIGTKIALAGRNESKLTDARKRLPLRAHDWPLIIADAESPAALDAMVARTQVVCTTVGPYLKYGEALVVAAATAGTDYVDLTGEVPFVRYSIDKVHEVAAASGARIVHSCGFDSVPSDITTYALYKKVSDDDAGEMTDTTLVVASMRGGISGGTIDSMRVIAEEARNAQSRRLMLNPQALSSGPGDVPRVSLSDEPSDLSIINAKKVDPSLRGTLAPFFMAAHNTRIVRRSNALLDNAYGKNFHYAETMSVGSVPAVSTLLAGAVAVGTGAFMGAMSFGPTRRVLDRVLPKPGDGPSEKARDSGYFVVDTFTRTTTGRRYRARMRAQGDPGYKATAVMLAESALALALDRDRLPKRSGVLTTAVAMGDALVDRLRNAGFTIDATELTD; encoded by the coding sequence ATGAGCGGGGAATCGAACATCGACAGCACATCCACTCCCGACAACCGATCCACCGGGCACGGTCGCGAATTCGACGTCGTCGTCTACGGCGCCAGCGGCTTCGTCGGTGAACTCACGGCGCGGTATCTGGCCGATCACGCGCCCATCGGCACGAAGATCGCACTCGCGGGACGCAACGAGTCGAAGCTGACCGACGCCCGCAAACGACTGCCGCTGCGAGCGCACGACTGGCCGCTGATCATCGCCGACGCGGAGTCGCCCGCGGCGCTCGACGCCATGGTCGCGCGCACCCAGGTCGTCTGCACCACCGTGGGTCCCTACCTCAAGTACGGCGAGGCCCTCGTGGTGGCGGCGGCCACCGCCGGCACCGACTACGTCGATCTGACCGGCGAGGTCCCGTTCGTCCGCTACTCCATCGACAAGGTCCACGAGGTCGCCGCCGCCTCCGGGGCACGCATCGTCCACTCCTGCGGCTTCGACTCCGTACCGTCCGACATCACCACCTACGCGCTGTACAAGAAGGTCTCCGACGACGACGCCGGCGAGATGACCGACACCACCCTCGTGGTGGCGTCGATGCGCGGCGGGATCTCCGGCGGCACGATCGACTCCATGCGGGTCATCGCCGAGGAGGCACGTAACGCGCAGTCGCGGCGGCTCATGCTCAACCCGCAGGCATTGTCGAGCGGCCCGGGCGACGTGCCGCGGGTCAGCCTGTCCGACGAGCCGAGCGACCTGTCCATCATCAACGCCAAGAAGGTCGACCCGTCGCTGCGCGGAACGCTCGCCCCCTTCTTCATGGCGGCACACAACACCCGGATCGTCCGACGGTCGAATGCGTTGCTGGACAACGCCTATGGCAAGAACTTCCACTACGCGGAGACGATGAGCGTGGGCAGCGTCCCCGCGGTGTCGACCCTGCTCGCCGGCGCGGTCGCGGTCGGCACCGGCGCGTTCATGGGGGCGATGAGCTTCGGCCCCACGCGTCGGGTCCTCGACCGCGTGCTGCCGAAACCCGGTGACGGACCGAGCGAAAAGGCCCGTGACAGCGGATATTTCGTGGTCGACACATTCACGCGGACCACCACCGGCCGACGATACCGGGCTCGGATGCGCGCCCAGGGCGACCCCGGGTACAAGGCCACCGCGGTGATGCTCGCCGAGAGTGCATTGGCACTGGCCCTCGACCGCGACCGGCTGCCCAAACGCTCCGGGGTGCTGACCACGGCGGTGGCGATGGGCGACGCCCTCGTCGACCGCCTGCGCAACGCCGGCTTCACCATCGACGCCACCGAGCTCACGGACTGA
- a CDS encoding AbrB family transcriptional regulator, which produces MRRWTVLVLLTAVATLVLEVFDVDAAALFAGLVVAGALAIAGRAPGRTHTGSDDSDDPIVPRWAFVASQGVLGVFIGTMAEPETISGLGSSWFPVLVIGLGTLVISIACGALLGLRRDVDPLTGSLALVAGGASGLVALTREFGGDERMVAVIQYLRVALVTVTIPLVASLVFGADGDAVTPGADAWSAESLQDQAWGLLLLAVCLGVGIPLGRLLRMPAAGLLGPLALATVAELTGIAGSAEVSPALLAVAYAVIGWQAGLGFTMPRLRAIGRVLPLALVLILAIGAGCALLGVVLSAWTGESMFDCYLATTPGGIYAVLAAATGAGGNVAFVVAAQILRVLLMLFVAPFAARLAARRSP; this is translated from the coding sequence GTGCGTCGCTGGACAGTGCTGGTACTCCTCACCGCGGTCGCGACGCTGGTGCTCGAGGTGTTCGACGTCGACGCCGCGGCCCTGTTCGCGGGCCTCGTGGTCGCGGGTGCCCTCGCGATCGCCGGCCGGGCACCCGGGCGGACGCACACCGGTTCCGACGATTCCGACGACCCGATCGTCCCGCGGTGGGCGTTCGTGGCGTCGCAGGGCGTCCTCGGGGTCTTCATCGGCACGATGGCCGAGCCGGAGACGATCAGCGGCCTCGGGTCGTCGTGGTTCCCGGTCCTCGTCATCGGTCTGGGCACGCTCGTCATCTCCATCGCATGCGGCGCCCTTCTCGGACTGCGCCGCGACGTCGATCCGCTGACCGGCTCCCTGGCGCTCGTCGCCGGCGGGGCGTCCGGACTGGTGGCGCTGACCCGCGAATTCGGTGGCGACGAGCGGATGGTCGCGGTCATCCAGTACCTGCGCGTCGCGCTGGTGACCGTCACCATCCCGCTGGTCGCCTCCCTCGTGTTCGGCGCCGACGGCGACGCGGTCACGCCGGGCGCCGACGCGTGGTCGGCGGAAAGCCTGCAGGATCAGGCCTGGGGCCTGCTGCTGCTCGCGGTGTGCCTCGGCGTGGGGATTCCGCTCGGCCGGTTGCTGCGCATGCCCGCCGCCGGTCTGCTCGGTCCGCTGGCGCTGGCGACCGTGGCCGAGCTGACCGGGATCGCCGGTTCCGCGGAGGTCTCCCCCGCCCTGCTCGCCGTCGCCTACGCGGTGATCGGATGGCAGGCGGGTCTGGGTTTCACGATGCCGCGACTGCGTGCGATCGGCCGCGTCCTGCCCCTCGCGCTGGTGCTGATCCTCGCCATCGGGGCCGGCTGCGCACTTCTGGGCGTGGTGCTCTCGGCATGGACCGGCGAGTCGATGTTCGACTGCTATCTGGCGACGACACCGGGCGGCATCTACGCGGTGCTCGCCGCCGCCACCGGGGCCGGCGGGAACGTCGCCTTCGTCGTCGCCGCCCAGATCCTGCGCGTGCTGCTCATGCTGTTCGTGGCGCCCTTCGCGGCCCGTCTCGCCGCGCGGCGGTCGCCGTGA